The segment ATTTGCATAGAATTGAAGGTTTTGTCTATATGATGGATCTGGGGGCCAGAGGTATAATTTTGGTGTAATTTGGCTGTGTGAGAAGCAGAGAAGGGTGCTATTAGAGGACGAGCTGTCAGAATAGGAGTGCAAATGTGTGATGGGGTAggatgtgtgtttggtgtgtgtgtgtttgagggctTTTTAGCCTGATTTAAAGCCTTTGATTGGACCTGACATTTTGGCCCTAGCCACTAAGAGTGTGCTCTGCTCATCAGCTAAATGCTGTTGTGACAAAGCCTTAATCATAATGAGGGGCAGGCTGCGATCCCAAATGAAGGACCTGAATACACCTCTTGCCTCCTCACTTGCCTTTCATTTTAAATCCCGGTAACACGAGAGGAGCTGCACGTCGGCAGATTAATCACTCATACAGTAGGAGATGGGAAAAGGAAATGATGTGGGACAGTTTCGGGTTGCTATGGCTCCTACTCCCCAACATAAATCTCCCCCTTtcccttctccttctccatgTTCAGTTTATGCCCCGTCATTATTGCAGCTAATCAGTTTAATTTGGGCAGTGAAGCTGACGTGTtgatgaggatggagaggtgCTGGATGATCCCCCCTGGGCGCTATTGATGGCTCGCCATCATGCACACCGCTAATGGGAGACCAGATAGACAGCTGGGATGCACACTCCGGCACCTCCAGATGCTaccactgtgtgtttgtttctgtgtgtactcTGCACGCATAGCTAATCTGTTTTTGAACATAGGTCCCACTTGGTCTCCTCACTAGCCTTTGCTCCactagttttaaaaataaatctttccAAGTGTTACGGACAATTACAAATGCATTCCTCTACTTTTGTGGCAATATGCAGCTTGATATACATCAATGTATGTAAGAGCTGGCACAATTTAACCTTCAGCCATTCTTTCAAAGATTCAACTATAACAATGGAAGCATTCAGTAGCAACTGAAGTGCATTTACTCAAGTAATGCACTTGGATACAGTTTTAGGGGACTCTTGTTTTGAATTGTACACTACTTTGATGACCGTCTTATATCATGCAACTTGAAGTTAGCTCAAGGGTAAATATTGTAGTAACTTGTGACAAAACCTTTGTGATTGTGTAAATAATGAAAGTTATAGCTGTGGCTTTTATTACAGGTGTGCAGAATAGCTAAtggtttctttttaaacttaaataaagataaaactgAGGTCATGGTGTTTGGACCCAGTCGAGCCAGTGGTGTCTCTCCTATAGATCTGGGTTCCCTGCAGACTTATGTAAAACCCATAGTCACAAACCTTGGCGTCAAaatggacagtgattttaaacttgataaacaaataaactcagtagttaaaaccagttttatcatctgaggcttttatccaaaattaaatctgttgtatcttttaatgagcgcttgattcattcttttatcTCGACCCGTCTGGACTAGTGTAATGCACTTTACACTGGCATTAACCAGGCCTCCCTTGCTAGCTTACTGTTAGTCCAAAACGCGGCTGCtcgccttttaacaggaacccgCAAGCATGAACATATCAGCCCCGTtctcgcctccctccactggctccctgttcatttttagaattaattttaagattttagtgtttgtttttaagtcactaaatggtctggcacctcagtacatctctgacctcatacacatctacgccccctccagagcactgagatctgctgatcagatgcgtctCGTCGTGCCAAAAAGGCGACAAAAGACGAGGGGTGACTGAGCTTTTTCAGTtgtagctcctaaactgtggaatgagctacccacccaagtcaaaatggccCCCAACCTGGATACTTctaaatcacgtcttaaaactcatttttactccttggcttttaatacagcatgagagtttatgttggtctctgtttgtcttttaatttactgtatttaaattttactattatttatttctactgtttgtatttgttgtgcagtaCTTTGGtaacattgttgtttttaaaatgtgctaaataCATTGCTGAGATCACCTTCACCTCAGCATGCAATCTCATACTGAACCTCAGTAGCCGGAATACaggaatgataataatacatttacatGCACCTCTTGGTATTTTTCCCAAAGTTCTGATGCCTGTATGTGTCTGCTTTGAATACATGACTACATCTTCCTGTGTGAATTTTGGTGCATCTGCCTTCCCACAGCCTGCCTGTGCTTATTTATTGATGACTCTCCTCATGCAAAGATTCCCTCTGACTGACCACTCTGACAGTTATTATAGTTCGAGGCGACTCCATGTGGATTCCATTACTATGGAAATCCAAGGGATGAAGATGTCCTCTGCCTTTGTCCGGCTTGGCTTTGCGCAGTCATTGTTTTCCCAGTTCATCAGGAGCTAGAACAGCTCATTCCCTGTTTGCAGTGATCTTTTTCCTGGGGTTTGCTTTATGTGTGAGACTGTAGATAAATCAATGAAACACTGATCTGACTTTATATATGGTCTTTTCTTCCCCTTTCTCATCTCATCTCGTCATTTCTTTGAAGATTCCGTCTGATTTCATTATTTactcacctgtctctcttcctctggctGTAGCTGTCTtgttcactgtgtttgtgtgtttggactGAGTGATGCAGCACTCATTACAAAGGCAGAAACCCCTCTGCTTTTTCAAAGACTGTAAGCCTTTACTGAagtgtgtgtattagtgtgtctgcatgtgtttgtctgCTCAAACAAATACATGTTGTCTCCTCAGTCCTGTCTGTCTTGGTgatcatttctctcttttttcttctaacTGTCTCTCTTTCTAGTAAACAAGCAAAGCACATGATCCTGTCTCCTCAGAGTGTGCCACAGGGGCACATTTTGTTTATTAACTCAATTTCTTAGAGTgtaagtgacagaaaaaaacagcaactgtGTGACTGTTGGGGGGAGGAAATGCCTAATAATTGGGAAATGAAATGCTTGAAGAGGCTGTATTGCGACATGCCGCCTCCAGCTAATTCCATCTCGTATTCAGCTCGCTGTCTGCTGCGCCACCAAAGTTCTGTGATCGCAAAACCGCCGTGGCTCAGTGCTGCACCAGCAGCAGGCCATTAACTGCACCAGATTACAAGATCAAATCAGCCATAAACCCTGTTAACACAACTATCAGGCTCAAGAAAAAGTGGCACTCTGTTGGCAGCACATCAATATTATGGAAATATTGGACAACAGAAGTCCTTGCTCTTTTTTGGTGATATGTCGAGTCTGATGTGCACCGACAAGCCAGGGATCAGGTTTTCTGTATGGAAATCTGGATCTCTTGATCAGTTTTATGAGCGCTGCAATATTTGGGTAAAACTATCGCAGTAAGTTCTAAACAATAATGTGAGGTAGCTGGGAAGAGAGCTGGTTCAAAGCAAACTGTGTTGAGATGTGTGCATAAAGTATGAGGCTATACTGTAGCTGAGTCATGAAGAACTCAGTGTTAGTTTTTGCTTAAAGAACAGTATTTTGACCAGGAGGGTGGTGCTTTTGTTGAgatgaaactgtttttttttgtatattcacATGTCTGCAGGCCATTGTAcatttaaactttgagttttacTTCTTCATACTTTATAAGGGGGACCAAAAAAGCTCTGTATTTTGAGTCTGTAACCACATGATAAATAGAAAGAACATATCATACTGTTCTGTAACCAAAGAATTAATGCTACACAAAATTACCTGGTTGTGCTGCATACCTCTACTTTTGGAAAGTGTTATTTAGGATGGAATCCAGAGTTattttaacaataaaacaagAGTCTACAGTTGGAGTGAGGTACTGTAATTCTGACCAACAAAAATCAATTGAATTAAAGACTTCTCCTGACAACAGTGGAAGTGCCAACGAGTAAGTTAGAAAAGCTGACATGGTAAAACAAAGCTGAAAAGTGTAAGGTCAGTTGTCAGCGACAGACTGACAAGCAGGTTGAGACTAGCAGCTTTAGAAGGAGTTTGTTCTGAAAGCCCAGAGGATTAGTAATGGTCCGCCTGGGCTAAATGAAGCTGGACCTGCTGATAGACCAATTAAGGGTTAGCCTGCGTTGCACTACTTCCATTTTATTCCCATTAGCAATGCAGCACATTGTACACTTAACTGCTGTTGTGGCCATTAAGGGAGATGAGATGGTTTTAGTCTTTTAGAGTTTGTATTGTACAATGTAGTGCAGTCAGTTACTGTCCAAAAGAACATTTACAGACAGCAGGGAGGTGAAGCAGTGAGAGGAAACAGACAGGTAGAAAAGCTCAGAATCAAGACACTCCAAAAGAACAACACCGATTTATACAGCAAAACTTAAAGCAACAAGTGTTcacaaagacattaaaactaaacACGAGGATTGGATAAGTGTATAGTCAACTTATAGTCACCCTATCTTAACAGTGAACAGGTAATTGAATAGAGAAGTGTAGGAAAAGTCTGACATGTTGTGAGGTGGAGAGCAGATTAATGCATTCATTCAGTGTCAATTGAGGCACTTCTGAAAAATGTGGAAACTGGAAGTTTGGAACTACACATGCATTCCATGATAATCTAGATTGTGGGGCATGTTCAATTAAAATCTGAAACAGAAGATTGTGTGCACATGCTGTGTTTTCGCATGAGCACACTCATTTGAATACAGTATACACAGCTCTGCAGGCTGAAATAGAAAGAGATCAATCTTGTGTAATAGGTTCAGGTGTCCGTCCCATtacataatcatgcattcatgtCTTTACAATCCAAACATAACGTACTTTTTGTTTAAGGACTTTTAGTTGAGGATCACTGACTTTACCCCTGTACATTTCTCTGTATAAAAAGAATACTGAAGAAGTAGTTATGGTTTGCCTTTGTCAATGCCATTAAGGTATTTTGGGTTTATAAGTATGGATCACATgttatgtgtttgtctgtgtccaGGTCTAGACTTCCATGAGGATCTGCATCGCATTGGTGCAAAGGAGGGTCTGAAAGGCCGTAAACTTCAGAAGGCCATGGAGAGCTACGCCTGGAACATCACTGTCCTCAAGGTGAGGTGGACTTGAGCCACACCTGACATGTGGCCTCAGCCCAACATAGTACTCTGTTTTATTTGGAGACTATAAGCAGCTGGATAAGCAAGAGATTAAACTACATGGTATCTCAAGAAAGCACTCTGAGCTAATAGTATTTGCCTCCTCTCTAATCCCCAAATCTCTTAATTAATTGCTGTTGATTACAagcacagttttatttatttgctcatGTTCACTATCTTGACAAGCCATAAAAGGATTGTTCACACTTGTTTGCAGACACTTACAAGCTGCTCCATCATTCCTCATAAGGGTTCACTGGGCCCCCAGGACATGCTTTGAAAATGATGCTCAGCAAAATGCATTCTTGTCTCTGCCTTTCTCATGACAAGAGGAGATAAGGTTGCCCAATGGCCTCATCTCATTGCCTGTATGAACACCAGTAGTAATAGCAACACTGATAAGAACACCACATGCTGCTCTGACTGTGCTCGGCAGGTCTGTTTTGCTAAATAAGGACTGAGCAGCCGGGATAtttttatctcatctcatcaccCTGAAATCATTTAGTATTGAAGGAAGACGCTCCCTTAACTGAGCTTTTGCATTATTGTCTGGTTAGGCAGATTTTTTGCTTGCAGAAAGACAGTAATGCGTAGTCACTAACCGCTATTTCCATCAAGGATTAATCCATCAGCCATATTGTAACTAACTGTTCAAAATTGCTTTTTTTGCCAGAGTATGGCCACAGCACTTGTGTTAAAAGCACCAAGTGTTAAAAGAATTTTGTTCTTGATTTTTCTTTCAATAACCCAGCATCTGCGTGTGCAATAGCCAGATTTATCTTAATTAAGACTTATCACACTCTTAAGAATTTGCTAAGTAGCTAAACAGATGGACAATAAAAACTAATCCCTACATCACCCATCTCTCTACCCATCACCCCTTAACTCACCCAGCTCCTCCCACCCCTGCCTTATCTCCCtaaagttccttttttttcctcctcccctGGTCCTTGAATTTCATGCTGAGCCACGTTCTCAGCATGAAGGCATCTCTTGGCATGCACataacccctcctcctcctcctcctcccattcTTCAGCTGTAATCTGTGTCTCATACTGAACATTTGGTGAGCGCCTGGTGCCTGTTTGCCAACTCTGGCAGCCATGCGTGGTTTTTTCACCTGTCAACCTCGCCAGATCCTCAGCAGGTTTGGAAAGACTTGCTGGTAGGAagcaagagagaggaaaaggctTGTTTATCACTCTTTCTCCTGCTGTCTGTTTTCCAAATAATGTTATGCATGTTGTAGCATTTTTTAAACAGTATCAGCAGGTTCCCACTCACAGTTGTAGTTTATTCTGTTATTCACAATTTAATCTAAATGTATCCTGAAAGTAATGTGCAACAAATGCAGACTATTGGCTGCTGATACTTTAAGCTATGTGATGGGCTGATTTTGATAAACACGGAGATTAGGATAGAATGTAATGAGGATATACTGTAGCTGTGGGATTTGGCGGCTCCCCCTGTGAAAAGCTTTAGTCCAGCTGTAGGGGTGAATGTACCCAAATACAAGTGTCGTCGTGATTTCGCTCTGAAAGCACGGGACAAGCTGCTCGCTGTCTTGTTTTATGCCTGGTGAGTCATGACTTACAtaatatctcttttttttcaaacatatgACTTATTCATAGTTGTGGTTTGCGTGCTGAAGTGGTTTAGGTAAAAAGGCCACTTGCAGAGTATTAACATCCCCTGGGAGTAAAACGTGGGGCACTGTGTTCAGGGCAGCACCTGTACTCATTTTGCAATATGTCAGACTGCTGTTCGCCGAGAACTTTATCCCTTTCACCATTTACTCTTCAGCCTGGTTCAGAACGGGTCGGCCTGTGCCTTTTCACTGGGATTTTGACTTAGCACGCTGTCACAGCCGGTCAGAAGGAGTCCAGAATGAAGTTCAGTGGGAGGGAGGTAAAATATAGAGTCATGGTTGAGAAGGAGACTGTTTTCAGCTTGCTTGTGAACAGATGTTGGACTGATGGTGGTGAAAAAAGTGTGGGAGcggacacacagaaacagaggccTCAAGGGTGGGGTTAAGGAATAAAGACAGTAGACAAGTGGAGGGTTTTTAAAATCcgatttcctttcttttttttcttctgtccaaGCTTATAGTCTAAACATCCTCACATGTACAGAAATAACAGCCTGTGGAGAAGTCTCCACCACATTTCCGCATGGCAGGGACAGCTAGCTTAAGGAGGCAGGCAGGCATGGCCGTGGCCCAGATTGACTTGACAGCACTGTAAAGTAGGACGCCTGCCCTGACTTCTTCCTCCACATATGGCAGTGGTCCTTCTCTGAGGTGCTCCCAAATAAAGAGCAGGGATGTAGTATAGCATTATCACCATATGACAGCACAATTCAGCAGCAGAGGGAAGCAGTATGACGAGCTGGCAAGCACCCAGAGGCCTGTATTCAGTAGTGTTATACTGCCCTCTTCTGCATCTTTGAGGCTTTGCACAGGGATTGTTCTATTTATCTTTAACCTGATCTCATTTTATCTTTATGTAACAAAGTAAAGCTTCTTTGAAGTTTTTTATTTACACTAAAGATATAAGAAAAGTGAGAATATAACTATATGATGATGTTGAATTTAAAGGAATCCATATCAAAGATGTTTCCTGACGTATTAATGCTGTTACTCAGATAAGTATTAATTGTATATATCTCTGACTAAGCgacctctctttctgtctctctctgtctgaatTTCAGGGCCAGGCAGACCTGCTGAAACACGCTAAGAGTGAGGCTCTGGACACTCTGCGTCAGATCCACTGTGCAGCACAGTCTTGTGGCCTCAGTAAAAATGGAGCATCTCCCCAGCTCCAGCACCaccctcaccaccagccacagCAGGTCCAGACTCAGCAACAGCCTCAGCCCAAGGCCCACCCACAGCCCCTGCCACCACAGCAGCCCCAGCCTCAAACCCAGATTGTACCTCAGGCTTATCATCATCCCCTCCCCCAGCAACATCCCCAGCTACCAGCTCTCCCCCTGCTTCAAACTGTTTCCAAACCACCAGCCTACAATCAACCCCCACCCTTGCCCCAGCTGCAGTTTCAGTTccagagccagcagcagcagagggcaGAAGGACCCCTGGACACCATCCCTGAGAAAGAGATGGTCACTGATGATCATGTGGCTTCCTGCTGACCCGCAGCCTGTGCCCACAGAGAATCCTAcccaaagagagacagggacagTCAGATagggacagagaagaagagtgcaGAAGAAGCGCAAGAGTTTAGTTACAGAGGGCAGATGGAGGAAGTGGCTGAGAGAGTTAAAGAGATGATGATGGTGAGGAAGACTCGGCGTGTTAGAAGTGAGACACAGGTCTGAGAGGAGGTTGAAGTAGGAAAGACAGAGGGACCTTACACTTCAATCACACATTTCTAGACAGGTTTGAAAACTGGTAGGACTGACTACTGTACTCAGTTGATTTCAGTCAGGAAGTTTTGGTctctcctgttttctctcttgtGAGAGGTCAAAACGGAAACCTCTGATAGTGTGATCAGTCATTTAGAcatccctgtctctctctgggcAGTGCTAGTTACATGCACTCACTATGTACTCTAGCTCTGTGGGTACAGGCTTTACCTCACATTGGCATTTTTTTTGCCACACATTTGCCTTTTCATTTCCAGAGACATCTTTgagcttttactttttttaatagcTCACACTCCTCCCCATCCACCTTAGACATAAAAAACTAAGAGCCATCCCTCActcatttcaaaataaggacGCCATTTTCATCTCAAGTGCTCAAAGTACAGCAGCTTGACTAAGCTGAGCTCCGTAGAAGTCACAGAGGACCATTTCAGCACAAACCAGGGAACTGTAGAACTACAATagagaaacacatttcaatTGTTGATGTGTCATGTCACACTGATGCTCTTCTTGCATCCTACCCATCAGGCCTGGCTCATATCCATACTTGTTCCTTATTATTTTAAGTTCTTTGGCATTACTTTAATACCCCACAgggtctccttgtctcctccccaggggctgtgtgtgtgtgacgtgaGTTGTTGTGTTGGTCCCCAGGGTAGAGCTAGCCTGCGTCCGAAAGCGGCGGAGCTTACCAGCCAGTCACATCTGGAATATTGACCCTGCCTgttagaggtcaaaggtcaaacaggAACACAAAACTGCTGTCAATAGAACACAAAATAAAGTGAATATAGATGTAAAATGTAtgtaaaatgtaacaaaagAACATATATTGCTATAATAATTCTTGCAGACACGGACATTAATTATTGATATTATGATTGTTGTTAGTTCTATTGATATTCtgattcttttttaacattacttCCACCTATACAGTGATTTGAGACCTGATGTTCTGTGGTGCAGATCAGGGCAACCAGCGCATGTGGGACTGGAACGAAGGTTTACGGGTTAGCACCACAACACCAGGGTCAAACAATAACCTGACATGTGTTTCACTgcagagtgagtgtggattCTGTAAGAGCTCCTTTAAGTGGCCCATTAAAACTGGCTTCATTGTTTATAATGGCTCCTCTTGTTTATGTCTCATAAATGACTTTAATACGGGGATACATGCTAGTGTTTGGTAGGTAGTCAAAAAGGCCTTTTCACTTCAATTTTAGCAATTGATTGATTAGTTCTCTGACCAATAGTTTGCTGGAAATATACTTATGTAGGGTTCAGAGAGTGACTGAGAGATGTGACTTTTTAGATTGCATTCAAACAGCCATCAATGGTTCTTTGGGGCATTTTGAAAGCAGCTTTCAGAGTGAATCCAAAGCAATCAATAAAGCCTTCCAAAAGCTTTATCGATTGCTTTTaatgcactgtgatgcacttgttaACGCTCTTGATCCAAAATTCACGTCTTATAAAAGCAAGATGTATGCCATGTATTCAGTTTGCCTTTTTAAACCAATGCTGCCTCTTGTTCATAAGATGGCACATGCATATACCCAGTAAAGTGCTGTAAGGATGACAAGATGAGAAACAACAATCTGAACATCGATAATTGCTTTCAAGTGATTTTTGTGATCCTGTTATGTTGACTTATGGCAGTGTCAGTATGCTACCATTTGTAAGGCAGGGCATGCGGGAGCAGGGATGTGACTGATATTTACCAGTGCCTTGAAAGAAAATTGCTAAAGGCCTTCAGATAAGATAATCCATCTTGAAGTTTCGGTTCCTGTTCGGTTGTTGATAGATTTATTGAAACTGTTTTCTGCACAAGTGAACACACTGTGCAGGAGACAGAAATGCACAAAACTGTTGCTGTTGTGTCAGTATGGTAAATTTGGTACAGAGAAGAAAGCCCATAGAGGCTCATTAGCATGACTTTTGAGTGAGCAATGAGCTCATCAATAGAACTGGAAAAGGGCATCTGggcttttttttccacttttagtTTAGAACTCATATTAGCTAATTTACTGTGTCCCCTGCCTGTCATTACGATGGTatgtctttataaaccattgGCCTGTGGACACAAAGACATGCCTCTAGTTCATGAAAGGTCCAAAGAATAGCCTAGGAGATGTTCTGACACAGGACGCTAATTAATGGCCGCAAGCTTCGCAACGCATCAACCCTTCAAATGAACAAGAGAATTATGAGTTCTGTGTCATTTTTGTGGTTGGCCTGAATGACGTGTATCAGCGTGGACCACATAAAAGACGCTCGTTCTCTGCTGGGGACCAAAGGACATCAGACGACTCTTTATCACACAAGCCAGATGATGATGTGTTTCCACTCCAAATTCCACAAAGCTGCTGGGATGGACAAGTCGAACAGGGTAAGGCAGTATAGATTTAATGTTATGTATAACTGAATATTTCAAATGAAGCATTTTATTGGCTACTTTATTCGACCATGTCTCTGAGCTTCTCTTGTCAGTAGCAAGTTTACAGGGCGGAACCACAGCCCTTAAGTATATTAACAGTGAAGTGTAGGGGTGCTCTTTGGTTGAAGTGTAATTAAAAGACATTTCATTGTAGATGGAGGATAAATTATATAGTTTTAACAAAAGTGAAGATGATTTACTGAAATTGCttttcaaatacttttttttttactcacctGGCTGCACATAGCCAGTTTGAGCTATGCTAAATAAAAGCCTTGTATAAAATTGGGGTGATTTTAATCATGCATTTCATTTGACTGGTTAATGAGGTATtagtttcagaatcagaaatactttatttatcctggggatAAATTCAGTTgctacagaatgctcttatatatatagtatgaaaaagtcaaaatattaatagaaagaaggaataaaataagatataaataagaatagaataatataaattggtttaataataagtatatactGAAACGCTGAGTAGTTACAGTTCGCTGTATACAAAAGCACTGAGAATGAAGGTATTGTATACAGGgtgttaaagtggcagggatattgcacagtgtattgcacgttattgcacagagtacagaatatagttcagtcatcagagggaggagtctGATAAATGATTTCTTGCATCAGAAATAAATCTAATTTTATTACTGAAATATAATTGGGGTAATTTGATTTGTATCTATTTAAGAAATGGAAAATCATCCTAATACTGCTATATCTTTGATAAGAGATATGTTTTTTAAGTATATGTCAGATCCCTCTTTTTGGAAACTAATTAATATTATAGGAGTTTGCAATTCATCCTTCGTTAAGtcctttgtattattttttttacttttagattttaaagtttAACCATCTTACTAAGTACTCTACTCAGGTTACTTCACAGTCCCTTTCTGGCCTCTGTATTCTATTCCTCTCAGTTGATCTACGTGTTAACTAATCTGTTTATCCCAGCAGAAGATCCTGCTCCTGGTTTTGATGTTGCTGCTGTCTCAGCTGGCTTGCGATGCTCACAGCATGTCTGAGTGCTGCAGACAGCCTTACCCCTCCTGTCGTCTGTATGTGCTGCTGTGTCGCTCCGGCAGTAAGACCTTAGGGGAAGCGCTCACAAGTGATGCTGCCGCCGGCATCCTTACTCTGGGTAAGCGAAAAGAAGACGACACCCGCCTACAGAGCCGACTCGCCCATCTCCTCCATGTGTCCAGGAATCCTGCAGCAGGGATCCTGACGATGGGGAAGAGGACTGATGGGAGGTCTTCAGAGTACACAGACTGGATGGCACAGTCAGGAGTCAGCATCACAACACCTGTTCTAAGCTAAAGAACATATGGCTCACGTATAAAAGGGCTATTTTATTGCTCATGTAGAAACAGTTCTGTGATTTTCTTTGAATTGTCTTTTTGAACATGGTCTCTTGACTGCCTGTTTGCCTGTCACATTGCATTAGGAAGAGGAAAAGGCTTTTTGATGCAATTAAACTATAAAACCGATCATGTCTTTGATCTTTCTTTGTGCTTCAGGCTGGATGTGTCTTACTATTTCTTACAATTTTGGAACAAATAAAGTGTGGGTGAGTATTTCTATTTTAGTTAATCTATTTTTAGGCCATGGACAGTATGTGAAGTGCTCATAAGTGCTGTGTTCATCTGAAATCACTTCAAGATATGAGAGTCAGCAGACGTAGAAGTCAAAAATAAGAATTAAGTGAACATGATCATAAATCTCTtgaaagtgttcattttttcacTTGAATTATGCTGGAAACAGTGCAGGAACAGTAATCAGAGGAAACTATCCAGAAGTTTGGCAACTCTTATGTTGTCTGCAAATGTGCACTCTGTTCTTTCTTGGTGA is part of the Notolabrus celidotus isolate fNotCel1 chromosome 20, fNotCel1.pri, whole genome shotgun sequence genome and harbors:
- the hcrt gene encoding orexin isoform X2, with product MTCISVDHIKDARSLLGTKGHQTTLYHTSQMMMCFHSKFHKAAGMDKSNRKILLLVLMLLLSQLACDAHSMSECCRQPYPSCRLYVLLCRSGSKTLGEALTSDAAAGILTLGKRKEDDTRLQSRLAHLLHVSRNPAAGILTMGKRTDGRSSEYTDWMAQSGVSITTPVLS
- the hcrt gene encoding orexin isoform X1, with translation MTCISVDHIKDARSLLGTKGHQTTLYHTSQMMMCFHSKFHKAAGMDKSNRQKILLLVLMLLLSQLACDAHSMSECCRQPYPSCRLYVLLCRSGSKTLGEALTSDAAAGILTLGKRKEDDTRLQSRLAHLLHVSRNPAAGILTMGKRTDGRSSEYTDWMAQSGVSITTPVLS